Proteins from one Acomys russatus chromosome 12, mAcoRus1.1, whole genome shotgun sequence genomic window:
- the Rnpepl1 gene encoding aminopeptidase RNPEPL1, producing MAAQCCCRKAPGTEAAPARPPPEPPPALDVASASSAQLFRLRHLQLGLELRPEARELAGCLVLELCALRPAPRALVLDAHPALRLHSVSFRCAPATSESPCTFAFPAPESGPPLPAFADAPDAESTGCPLAFRLDPFTDYGSSLTVTLPLELQAHQPFQIILRYTSTDAPAIWWLDPELTYGHAKPFVFTQGHSVCNRSFFPCFDTPAVKCTYSAVVKAPLGVQVLMSATRSMYVEEEGVYHFHMEHPVPAYLVALVAGDLKPADIGPRSRVWAEPCLLPTATSKLSGAVEEWLSAAERLYGPYMWGRYDIVFLPPSFPIVAMENPCLTFIISSILESDEFLVIDVIHEVAHSWFGNAVTNATWEEMWLSEGLATYAQRRITTETYGPAFTCLETAFRLDALHRQMRLLGEDNPVSKLQVKLEPGVNPSHLMNLFTYEKGYCFVYYLSQLCGDPQRFDDFLRAYVEKYKFTSVVAQDLLDSFLTFFPELKEQSVDCRAGLEFERWLNATGPPLAEPDLSQGSSLTRPVEALFQLWTAEPLEQAAASASAIDISKWRTFQTALFLDRLLDGSPLPQEVVMSLSKCYSSLLDSMNAEIRIRWLQIVVRNDYYPDLHRVRRFLESQMSRMYTIPLYEDLCTGALKSFALEVFYQTQGRLHPNLRRTIQQILSQGLGPSAEPSTEPSTELGSAEADTNPDSPALLLGDEAPSSTISLRDVNVSA from the exons ATGGCGGCTCAGTGCTGCTGCCGCAAGGCGCCGGGAACCGAAGccgcgcccgcccgcccgccacCCGAGCCGCCGCCCGCCCTGGACGTGGCCTCGGCCTCCAGCGCGCAGCTCTTCCGCCTCCGCCACCTGCAGCTGGGCCTGGAGCTGCGGCCGGAGGCGCGTGAGCTGGCCGGCTGCCTGGTGCTGGAACTGTGCGCGCTGCGGCCCGCGCCCCGGGCACTCGTGCTCGACGCGCACCCGGCCTTACGCCTGCACTCGGTCTCGTTCCGCTGCGCCCCAGCCACCTCCGAGTCGCCCTGCACCTTCGCCTTCCCTGCTCCCGAGTCCGGGCCCCCGCTGCCCGCCTTCGCCGATGCGCCTGACGCGGAGTCCACTGGCTGCCCGCTGGCCTTCAGGCTGGACCCGTTCACCGACTATGGCTCCTCGCTGACCGTCACACTGCCACTCGAGCTGCAGGCGCACCAGCCCTTCCAGATCATCCTGCGCTACACCTCCACCGACGCCCCCGCC ATCTGGTGGCTGGACCCAGAGCTGACCTATGGCCATGCCAAGCCTTTCGTCTTCACCCAGGGCCACTCTGTGTGCAACCGCTCTTTCTTCCCCTGCTTCGACACACCCGCCGTCAAGTGCACCTACTCAGCTGTCGTCAAG GCCCCATTAGGGGTGCAGGTGCTGATGAGTGCCACGCGGAGCATGTATGTGGAGGAGGAAGGTGTCTACCACTTTCACATGGAGCACCCCGTACCCGCCTACCTCGTAGCCCTTGTGGCCGGAGACCTCAAGCCAGCAGACATTGGGCCCAG GAGCCGTGTGTGGGCCGAGCCATGCCTCCTGCCCACAGCCACCAGCAAGCTATCAggtgctgtggaagagtggcTCAGTGCAGCAGAGCGATTATATGGGCCATACATGTGGGGCAG ATATGACATCGTTTTCCTGCCACCCTCTTTCCCCATCGTGGCCATGGAGAATCCCTGCCTCACCTTCATCATCTCCTCCATCCTTGAGAGCGATGAGTTCCTGGTGATTGACGTCATCCACGAGGTAGCCCACAGCTGGTTTGGCAATGCTGTCACCAACGCCACTTGGGAGGAGATGTGGCTGAGTGAGGGCCTGGCCACCTACGCACAGCGCCGCATCACCACGGAGACCTATG GGCCTGCCTTCACCTGCCTAGAGACAGCCTTCCGCCTGGACGCCCTGCACAGGCAGATGCGTCTTCTTGGGGAGGATAACCCAGTTAGCAAGTTGCAGGTCAAGCTAGAACCAG GAGTGAATCCCAGCCACCTGATGAACCTCTTCACTTATGAGAAGGGCTATTGCTTTGTGTACTACCTGTCGCAGCTCTGCGGAGATCCCCAGCGCTTCGATGACTTTCTCCGA GCCTATGTGGAGAAATACAAATTCACCAGTGTGGTAGCCCAAGACCTGCTGGACTCCTTCTTGACTTTCTTTCCCGAACTGAAGGAGCAGAGCGTGGACTGCCGGGCAG GGCTGGAGTTTGAGCGCTGGCTCAATGCCACGGGCCCACCACTGGCTGAGCCAGACCTGTCTCAGGGGTCCAGCCTAACCCGGCCTGTCGAGGCCCTCTTCCAGCTGTGGACTGCAGAGCCCCTGGAGCAGGCAGCAGCTTCAGCCAGTGCCATTGACATCTCAAAATGGAGGACCTTCCAGACGGCGCTCTTCCTGGACCGGCTGCTAGACGGATCCCCGTTGCCCCAGG AGGTGGTGATGAGCCTGTCCAAGTGCTATTCATCCCTGCTGGACTCCATGAATGCCGAGATCCGCATCCGCTGGCTGCAGATCGTCGTCCGCAATGACTACTATCCTGACCTTCACAGGGTCCGCCGTTTCCTGGAGAGCCAG ATGTCGAGAATGTACACCATCCCATTGTACGAGGACCTCTGCACTGGTGCCCTCAAGTCCTTCGCACTAGAGGTCTTCTACCAGACGCAGGGCCGGCTGCATCCCAACTTACGCAGAACCATCCAGCAGATCCTGTCCCAGGGGCTAGGCCCCAGTGCTGAACCCAGCACAGAGCCCAGCACAGAGCTGGGCAGTGCTGAGGCAGACACGAACCCAGACTCGCCAGCCCTGCTGCTCGGGGACGAGGCCCCCAGCAGCACCATCTCTCTCAGGGACGTCAATGTGTCTGCCTAG